The following nucleotide sequence is from Prosthecobacter dejongeii.
GACTGGCTGCATCTGCCGGCCAAGCCGGGAACCGCGAACGGCAAAAAGATTGTCCTGGTTGCCGGGGATGAAGAGTATCGGACGGAGGAAACTTGCCCGATGCTGGCGAAGATCCTCAGCCAGAAGCATGGGTTTGACTGCACGGTGCTGTTCTCGATCAACCCGGACGGGGGCTACATTGACCCGAACTTCCAGAAGAATATTCCCGGTACAGAAGCTCTAGCTTCGGCGGACTTGCTCATCATCGGCACGCGTTTTCGCCAGTTGCCAGATGACCAACTCGCGCCTTTTGCGGCTTTTCTGAATGCGGGCAAGCCGGTGATCGGTTTCCGTACCGCGACGCATGCCTTCACGGGCAATGCCAAGACGGGTGATTTTAAATGGGGTGAGTTCGGCCTGAAGATCCTCGGTGAAAAATGGGTGAACCATCACGGCAAACACAAAGCCGAAGGCACGCGCGGCATCGTGGAGGCGGCCAACAGCGCGAATGATGTGCTGCGCGGCGTGGGGGAGATTTTTGCGACGACGGATGTCTATGGCATCGCCAATCTGGATGAAAAGACCGCAAAGATTCTGCTTCGTGGTGCCGTGACGGAGACCATGGAGCCGAGCTCGAAGGCCATCTCGGGGCCGAAAAACAGCCCCATGATGCCGCTGGCCTGGCTGCGCGAGTACACAGCCCCGAATGGCACTGCGAAGGGGCAGGCTTTCTGCACCACGCTGGGAGCCTCCGTGGATTTTGCCGATGAAGATCTGCGCCGTCTGGTGGTGAATGCGGCCTACCACCTGGTGGGTGCCAAAGTGCCTGAAAAGGCGGATGTGGCCTATGTGGACGCCTTTGAGCCGACCTTTTATGGCAACAACAGTGGTGACCATTACAAGAAGCTGAACCGCAAGCCTGCGGACTATGCATTGGGCAAAAGCCCTGCCACGGGCTTGGCCAAACCCCAGCCGAAGAAAGAAGAGAAAAAGCCAGCCGCCACGGCGGAAATCCCTCCTCATGCGCCTTCGGCAGAGCCAGCCGCAGCCACCGCTGCCCGTGCGCAAAAGGTGGCTCCGCCGTCCCAGGGCGAGCGCATCGTGCTCATTGGCAATGGTCTCGCCGAGCGCGACGTCTATTACAGCCGCATCGAGACAGAGTTGCATCTGCGCTACCCCAGCGAGGAGCTGTTTTTCCGCAACATGGGTCACGTGGGAGACACCCCCGGTTTCCGCCCGCATCCTTCTCGCATTTCGCAGTGGGCTTTCCCGGGTGCCGAGAAATTCCACCCCGACAAGCAAGTGCACCATGGCAAGGGCTTCTTCTCCACACCAGACCAGTGGCTGACCCATTTGCAGGCAGATACCATCGTGGCTTTCTTTGGTTACAATGAATCCTTCGATGGCCCGAGCAAGGTGGGCAACTTCGAGGCTGAACTGGATGCCTGGGTGAAGCACACCCTGAGCAAGGCCTACAATGGCAAGGCCGCCCCGCGCGTGGTGCTGGTCTCGCCCATCGCTTTTGAAAATCAGTCCGCCACCCGCGATCTGCCGAATGGTGAAAAAGAAAATGCGAATCTGATTCTCTATTCAGCAGCGGTAGAGACTGTGGCAAAGAAGAACGGCCTCACCTTCATTGATCTCTTCTCCCCCACCAAAGAACTCTACGCGAAGGCCAAAGTCCCCTTCACCACGGGGGGTTTTGTACCCACCGATGCCGGTTACCAGCAGATCGCTGAGATTCTGGCCACGGGCCTTTATGGGCAGCAGTCTCGTGTTTCCAAAGCCGACCCAGCTTTGCTGCATGAGGCGGTGAAGCAAAAAGATTGGTTCTGGAACAACGACTACAATCTGGTCAATGGCGTGCATACACACGGCCAGCGTTACAATCCCTTCGGCCCGCAGAACTACCCGGATGAAGTGAAAAAGACCCGTGAGATGGCAGCCCTGCGGGACGCTTTGATTCATCAGGTGGCGACTGCGAAAAAGACCGATCTAGTCGTGGATGACAGCAAGACTCACAAGCTGCCTGATGTGCCGACGAACTATCAGCCGAGCGTCAAAAACGGCAGCACGAAGTACCTGTACGGTGAAGAAGCAGTGAAATCTCTCACCGTGCCGGAAGGCTACAAGGTGGAGCTGTTTGCCAGTGAGAAAGAGTTCCCAAATCTGGCGAACCCGATGCAGCTTTCCTTCGATGACAAAGGTCGTCTGTGGGTGGCCACCATGCCCACCTATCCGCACTATCGCCCTGGTGATGCCCTGCCGGATGACAAGATCCTCATCTATGAAGACACGGATGGCGATGGCAAAGCCGACAAGGAAACCGTGTTCGCCGATAAGCTGCACCTGCCCATCGGTTTTGAATTTGCGCCCGAAGGCGTCTATGTCTCGCAGGAGCCTAACTTGGTATTGATCCGCGACACGAATGGCGATGACAAGGCCGACAGCACGGAGATCATTCTGGGTGGCTTTGACACGCATGACACGCACCATGCCATCAGCGCCTACACGGCAGATCCCAGCGGTGCTTTCATCCTGTGCGAAGGTGTCTTCCTGCATTCCAATGTGGAGACTCCCTATGGTCCTGTCCGCTGTGTGGACGGCGGTTTCTTCCGCTACAGCCCTCAGCGTGGCCATTTGGAGCGCACCGCTCAGCTCAGCATTCCAAATCCCTGGGGTGCCGTATTTGATGCCTGGGGCCAGGACTTCTTCCTCCACACCTCCGGCACCAGCATGAACTGGATGCTGCCCGTCTCGGTGAAACCCACCTTTGGCAGTAAAACTCCCTCCACACCGGACCTGGTGCCTGAAGGGCAGAAAGTGCGCCCCACCTCTGGCCTGGAAGTGGTCTCCTCCCGCCATTTCCCCGATGAAGTGCAGGGCGATCTCATCCTGTGCAACGCCATCGGTTTCCTGGGCATCAAGCAGCACCAGATCGTGGATGACAGCACCGGTTGGAAGACCACCTTCCGCCAGGACCTCTTAAAAAGCACGGACGGCAACTTCCGCCCGGTGGATCTGGAGTTCGCGCCAGATGGTTCCTTGTATGTCATTGATTGGCACAATGTTCTCGTCGGTCACATGCAGCACAATGCACGTGATCCCCTGCGCGACCACGTGCACGGCCGTATCTACCGCATCACTTATCCTAGCCGACCGCTGGTGAAGCCCGTGCCGGTGGAAGGTGCCAGTGTCACCGCCCTGCTCAATAACCTGAAGGAGCCTGAGTTGCGCACCCGCTACCGCACCCGTCGTGAGCTACGCAACCACCCGACCAGTGAAGTGCTGCCTGCCGTGAAAGCCTGGGTGGCGGCTCTGGATAAAAACGATGCCCAGTATGAGCACCATGTGCTGGAGGCCCTGTGGACCACCTGGGGCATGAACGAGGCGGATGAAAGCCTGCTGCGCCAGCTTCTGAATGCCAAAGATTTCCATGCCCGTGCCGCAGCGGTGCGCGTGCTTCGGTACAATCATCACCGCATCGCAGATCACGCCGCTTTGCTTGAAAAGGCAGCGGCAGATGAGCATGGCCGTGTGCGTCTGGAGGCCATCGTGGCTGCCTCTTGGCTGCCAGATATCGCAGCAGCTAAAAAGATCGTCGCCATCGGCGCGGCCAAGCCCCTGGATGTGTGGAGCCAAAACGCCGCTAAAACTGCGACGGATCGCCTTGCTGGCGTGGCGGAAAAAGAAGTGGCCGATCATCCTGAACTGGCCGCACCAGCGCACCTCAATGCCGAGGGCAAAGCCCAATTCCTCGCTGGCCAAAAGGTGTACTTCCGTGAAGGTCACTGCGTGACTTGCCACCAGCCGAGCGGCAAAGGACTGGACCCCGCATTCCCATCCTTGGAGAAAAGCCCCTGGGTCACAGGCGACTCGGATCGCCTCATCAAACTGGCCATGTATGGCCTCATGGGACCGCTCGAAATCAATGGCAAAAAGTATGATGGCCAGGTGCCCATGACCCCCTTTGCTGGCATGCTGAAGGATGATGAAATGGCTGCCGTGCTCACCTTTGTGCGCAACAGTTTTGGCAACAAAGCCGATCCTATCCAGCCCACCCAGGTCAAAGCCATCCGCGATGCCAACGTGGGCCGCGTGCAGTTCTACACGACGGAAGAGCTGCTGAAGCAGCATCCGATGAAGTAGGTCTTCAAGCGATCGCCTACGCCAGCCACGGTACTGCCGTGGCTGGCTTTTTTTGTGGACATCGGCCTAACCGATGATTTAAAAAAATTTTTGTGGACATCGCAAGAGAGCGCTCGGCTAACGACGGCTCCCCCTCGTCCGTTCTGATTCGGCCTTGTTCACTCTGCCATCGTGAGCTTCGAAAAGCGCGTTCCCTCTCCCCGCGCTTGCGTGGGGTTGCGAAGCCGCGAAGCGAAAGGCCAAGGTGAGGGGCCGATGGGAGCACGCAAAATTCCTTTCGCAGGGAGTGCCCTTTTCGTAAAACGACATCTCTGGATATTCCAGAGACGACCCTTCAACAGTTCTTCATGTCGGCCCACAAAGATTGAGGAAGAATGATGTCTTTTGGACTCCATTGATCGAGACAACATTGGCTTCACAAATACTTTCGTTAGCTCTTTCGTTGAATGCTTTTCACAACTTGTTCTGTGAATACCGCTCTCCTTTTAACCTTGCCAGCAGGACCCGAAAGGTCTTAGAAAAGTGCCTATGATTTGGATTCAGCATTCCCTGGTGGCGGTTGCGTTAACGCTGATGACTCTGGGGGCACTCCAAGCACAGACGGCAGCTCCACAGGTGGAGTTGGTGATGCATGCGGTGCCTGAGACTATCTGGCAGGCGAAATTCGAAGGGCCGTTGCAGGATCACCCCGAGCTGAAGAAGCGCCTGCAGACGGAAGGTATTAAGCCGCTTTTTTCTGTGAAGGGGATCCTGGCTTTTGACACACCTTTTGTTTGGCGGAAGGGAGCGGAACGAGAATTTGCCGAAGGCTGGGAAACGCGTCATCAAGACCCTGCCGTGCCGACTCGCCTGCTGAAACGGTTTGTCGGCACCACGGTGGAATGGCAGCAGGAACACGCGACAGAACAGGGAAAGTTTCAGGTCATTTTGAAGCTGATCCATCACCTCGCATCTCCAAAAATGCAGCGCATCAGTTATGCCAACGCCGCACAAGGAGCGGAGAGAGATAAGCATTCGGTGGAGTATCCACGGTTTGATGTCATCGAGTGGGAAGGAAGGCTGGCGGTGTCGCAACAGTGGCGATTGGTGACGCAGGTCTTGCGTCCTGCGGGAACGGAGAGCGATCTTGCCATGCGTTATCTCGTCTTTATCAAACGTCTTTGAACATGAAAACATTTTTGGTTATACTAGCCTCAGTTCTGGGTTTGTGGGCAGGGCCAGGTGGGGCGGAACCGCAGACTATGGACATCCGTCAAAGGGTGATCCGCGCTCCTGAGATGGAGGTCATTCGGCTCCTGATAGATCCCCAGAAAACGGATGCTGAACGGCTGGCGACCTTGCAAAAAGTGGTGAGTGAAGGCCGGGCCAGTGTCGTGTCTGACATCAGCATTGCTGCGGACGAAGCTGGAAGAGTGAACGTAAAAAATGGCGAGTGGGCTTGGATGCCGAGCGAGTTGGATCAAGAGATGGATCGCCTTTACATGGTGCCTACCTCTTTTCAGGAACGTTTCATCGGCACCTCTTTGGAAGGTCGAACTCAGGTATGGACAGAACCCACGAAGACATGGAAAATCTCTGCCGACTGGAATGCGCACTATTCACCCCGTGGGCCCGAGACGGTCATCTGGCCCACCTCTTGGCTGAATACCTATGATCACGAAACTCATAAACCCACCGGCAAGGTTATCCATGGTTGGTTAGACTGGCGGGATACGTTTGAGCAACGCGTCATCACCTCATTGCTGCTGGAAAATGGAGAGCCCAAAATCTTGGCGATCATGCCGCCAGGAGATCAAATCTGGCCCGGAGACCGAAAGGGCCGCTGGCTGGATGTTTTTATCGTGGAAGCACGGCCACTCGGTCAGCTTCAGGCAACAACAACCGTTGAAAAAAAGGAGCGCCTGGTGTCTCCTCGCGCTTGGCTTTATGGCATCGCTTTGAGTTCTCAAGAAACTTTGGCACTGCTTCAGGCGCGGCAGCCGAAAGAGGATGCCGCGCTTCTGCAAACATTGCTCGCTCGGGTAGAGGAGGGTGCTGCGCGAATGATTCTGTGTGCGGGCTCCATCCAGGCTCATGGTCAGCGCCAGGATGTGCTCAGCGCACGCTGGCATGAATATCCTACGGAGATGCCCAGCATCCCTTCAGCCTGGGAATCGCGGGCGGTGGGCACCCACTTGGAGATGGATGATCATGCCTTGTCCCTCACACAAGCGGTCGCCGTCCCGGCACGCAGCGAGTGGAAGCTGGCGGGAGATGTGCCGGAGGCCATCATGTGGCAGCCTCGGTTTCGTGATTTTCAACTCCAAACGCTCGACCGTTTATCGCCGGGAACGCGACTATTGAGTGTGCTACAGGTGCCTAACATCATGCGTGGAGACGGTCTGTTGAAGGATGAAACTCTGCTGGTCTTTTGCCAGCGCGAAGGCAGTGCTTGGCCTGAGGCTCCTGCACCACAAGCTGGCTATGAGGCCAACCTCCTCGTCGTAGAAATTCCGGCGAGTGAAGAGGCTCAGTGGCAGCCCGTGGCCGATGCCCAAGAAACGAAACGTTTTCAAACTTTGATGGAGCGTGTCCAGTCTGGGCAAGTGCCTCTGGTGGCGCAGGCGATGCTGCATCTCCCAGGGCGCACCGTGGGTAAACTGGCGATGACAGAAGACTACCCCACCGCGACCGAGTTTGATCCACCTGAGCCTGAAAGCCCTACCCGCATGCGCCCCACGGCGTTGGAGACTTTACCTGTAGGCAGTCGTTGGGAGGTGGGTTTGGACGATGAAAATATCTCTGCGGTCCAAGATCCACACTTGCGATTGACTCACACTTTTTCGCATAGCACTGCACGACCGGTGGAACCCGGATTGAAAGAGACACTGGCCATCGCGGCAAGTTCCAAGGAGGACTACCCGGGAGCCAAGCACCTTCTGGAAACCTGGGGAGAAGAGGGATTGAAAATCATCCCTGACCGCGTGCACTGCCTGGGCCTGCGCCAGCCGCCTGGTATGGATCGCGATGTGCGGCACATCGCCTTTATCCAGATACGGAAGCTGATCCCGTGAGTTCCTAACCAAAAGTCCGCTAAAGCTCGCCGCTCCGTGCCATTAAGGCATCTGCTAGGGTTGTGGCAGGATGCGCGAAGTTCAGTTCTAACTGCTTCGGGGCGGGTAGGAAATGGGAGCGTAGTTGGTCACTTTCCAGCAGAGCGATCTTGGGCGCATGATCCGCAGCGATGATGAACGGTAGTACTTTTTTTAAGCCCACGCGCATGCGTTGGAGATCCACCAAACTCAAACGAGCGTATCGCCTCGCTGCGAGGATGCGTGCCACATTCGTGACGCCCAGGCCTGGGATGCGCCACAGCAGCTCCTGCGGGGCACGGTTGATATCCACAGGAAAGAGGTGCCGATTGCGCAGGGCCCAGGCCAGCTTGGGGTCGATCTCCAGATCCAGGTGAGGGTTTTCCACTGGCAGCAGCTCCTTTACGTTGAAGCCGTAAAAGCGCAGTAGCCAGTCTGCTTGGTAAAGACGATGTTCCCGCACCAGTGGTGGTGGTTTGATGGGGAGTAGCACACTGGGCTCAGGGATAGGGCTGAAGCCGCTGTAATAAACCCGGCGCAGGCGGTAGTCGCGATACAGCTCATCAGCTCTCCCCAAAACGATGGCATCATCGGAGGCATCTGCGCCCACCAGCATCTGCGTGCTCTGCCCTGTGGCAAAGGCGGGCGGTTTCGCCCGTGGAGTGGCTTTGATCTGGCGGGCTTCCTTTTTCGCGGCTAGAGATTCATCGATGCGCTGGCGAATGCCGCCCATGGCGTGCTGCGTGCGCTTTAAATTTTTCTCGGGGGCCAGGGTATCTAGGCTACTTTGAGTGGGCAACTCGATGTTGATGCTGATGCGGTCGGCATAGCGCCCTGCCTTCTCAATGAGTTCTGGCGAGGCCTCAGGAATGGTCTTGAGATGGATGTAGCCGCGAAAGTGGTGCACCTCACGCAATTGCCGCGCGACTTCGATCACCATCTCCATGGTGTAGTCCGCGCTGCGCACGATGCCAGAGCTGAGGAAGAGCCCTTCGATGTAGTTTCGTTTGTAAAAATCCAGCGTCAGCTTCACCACCTCCTCAGGGGTGAAGCGTGCGCGGTTCACATTGCTGCTGCGGCGATTGATGCAGTAATGACAATCGTAAAGGCAGACATTCGTGAGCAAAACCTTCAAAAGTGACACACAGCGCCCGTCAGGTGTGTAGCTATGGCAGATGCCTGCCCCACCCGTGGAGCCCACGCCCGAACTGCCGCGCGAGTCCTTTTTGGCCGCGCCACTGCTCGCGCAGGAGGCGTCATACTTCGCCGCATCAGCCAGGATTTCGAGTTTGCGGTCCAGTTCCATAATTCAATCGAACAGTATTCAAAAGAACGAATTTGTCACGCCTCGAAGTCCGTCTTTTCCACAGATTGCCGATTTTCAAACAGCTTGCGGTGCTTGGTAACTCGGCCTGACACGCGCTTTCGCCACAGGCGGAAGCTGGAAGGTTTGAGCTCACGCCGCATGATGGCGATGACTTGCGGCTCAGTAAGGCCTGTCCGTTCTTCGATTTCTTCGAAAGTCGTCCGGTCTTCCCAGGCGAGACGGATGATGAGGGAGGAGTCTGGAGAAGACATTTTTTAAAACGAGTTTGACGCCATCGATTTTTTTTCATGCCTACCTTCACAAAAAAGGACGTCAGGGCCGCGATGCGGCTTCCGTTCTTGGAAATCAATCCAAGAGCATTGCAGGGTGGGTTGAGAATACATTGTAACCTTTACGATCAGAAAGCTTCGGAGGGCACTACGAGCAATACGCACGATTTTTTGTATTGTCATTGTATGCGAAACTCGCCATTATCCGGCGTTTCTGCTACCCCCTGGAAATTGTACGTCTCAATGAAAACCCCGCCCAAAAAACTTTTAGCCTCCATTTTAGGGGGCATTTTCTTTACCGCGATAAGCGCCTTCGCGGTCCCTTCCTTTACCCTGCCGCCTGCACCAGTTGCCGTGACTCTTCGGGATGGATTGAGCACTACCTTCACGGTTCAGGGCGTAAGTTCGGAAAATAAAGTCCTGAACTATGAATGGTTTAAACAAGGCTCTGCGAGTGCTTTGGTCGATGGTAATGGCATTTCTGGCACCACCAGCCGGACTCTGAAAATCACTGGGGCCAAGTCCATCCATGCAGGGACCTACTATGCAAAGGTCTATGAAATCTTCGGCACGCGTCCTTACCCAGAAGCTTCGTCTCCGGAGTTCACCCTCACGGTGAACGTGCGGCCCACCATCATCAGCCAGCCTTCTGCAACCACGGTCAACCAGGGCGATCGACTTCAACTCAGCGTAGATCTGGCTCCAGATACCACGACTACGGGTTTAACTTTCCGCTGGCAGAAAAACAACGTGGATATTCCAGATGCAGTCAATGTTACCGCGAGCCAAGCGACCTTTGTTATCCCAGCCGCAACGGCAGGGAATGAGACGACCGAAGGTGCCCAGTGGACGGATGGAGCAACCTACCGCGTCCGCATCGAAAGCAGCCTCACAGGGCCTACTCCCCTGAAGAGCTTGATCCTCTTGAGCAAGCCTGCGGTCGTGAAGGTGGACTCACAGCCCATCATCATCACTCAGCCAGCAGCAGCCACAGGTGGAACCTTGTTTGTGGCGACCAAAACCACAGGCAAGTTGAGCGTCGTAGCGGGTGGTAACCCGAAGCTGAATTACCTTTGGGAAAAAGAAGGCGTGGATGAGACCTTCAAACCTTCGGCTGCTGCTTCCCAGACCGTCACCACAGAAGGCCGTTATCGCGTCCTTGTGAGCAATTTCCTCACCCCTAGCGGTCAGCCTGGAACCTACAGTAACTATGCCGATGTGGTTTTCCTCAACAAACCGACTGAAGTGGGCACCATTACTGCCACCTCCAATAAGTCACCGGCTCAGCCGAATGCGAAGGGCGAATTTGAAGCCAATGAAGAGGGCGGTGCGACCCAGGTCACACTCACCGTGACCCCCAATTTGACCGGAACGGGCGATCTGGAATTCCAGTGGCAGAAAGACGGCAAAAACATCCTCAACGGCGATGGCGTCAGCGGAGCACAAACCGCAGCGATTGTCTTTAATCCACTGAGCTTTACTCATCGCGGTGTCTATCGCTGCGTGATCAAAAACAAGGTTGGGACTTACACCTCGAAGACTTATGCTTTGAAGGTCAATTCCAAGCCCATCATTGTCAGCCAGCCAGAGTCTTTGGTTTATGGTGTGAAAGACAAATCCGTCACCTTCAGCCTCGTAGCAGGCGGCACCCCAGCGCTCACTTACAAATGGTATCGTGAAGACGACATTGTCGCAGGCACCGTGCTGGGCAAAGCGGCTAAGCTAACCGTCGCTCAGTTGGGTGATGCTAAAGAGGACAACTATTTTTGCGAAGTCACCAATGCTTA
It contains:
- a CDS encoding PVC-type heme-binding CxxCH protein; the protein is MKSILLTFVFIASAALGADWLHLPAKPGTANGKKIVLVAGDEEYRTEETCPMLAKILSQKHGFDCTVLFSINPDGGYIDPNFQKNIPGTEALASADLLIIGTRFRQLPDDQLAPFAAFLNAGKPVIGFRTATHAFTGNAKTGDFKWGEFGLKILGEKWVNHHGKHKAEGTRGIVEAANSANDVLRGVGEIFATTDVYGIANLDEKTAKILLRGAVTETMEPSSKAISGPKNSPMMPLAWLREYTAPNGTAKGQAFCTTLGASVDFADEDLRRLVVNAAYHLVGAKVPEKADVAYVDAFEPTFYGNNSGDHYKKLNRKPADYALGKSPATGLAKPQPKKEEKKPAATAEIPPHAPSAEPAAATAARAQKVAPPSQGERIVLIGNGLAERDVYYSRIETELHLRYPSEELFFRNMGHVGDTPGFRPHPSRISQWAFPGAEKFHPDKQVHHGKGFFSTPDQWLTHLQADTIVAFFGYNESFDGPSKVGNFEAELDAWVKHTLSKAYNGKAAPRVVLVSPIAFENQSATRDLPNGEKENANLILYSAAVETVAKKNGLTFIDLFSPTKELYAKAKVPFTTGGFVPTDAGYQQIAEILATGLYGQQSRVSKADPALLHEAVKQKDWFWNNDYNLVNGVHTHGQRYNPFGPQNYPDEVKKTREMAALRDALIHQVATAKKTDLVVDDSKTHKLPDVPTNYQPSVKNGSTKYLYGEEAVKSLTVPEGYKVELFASEKEFPNLANPMQLSFDDKGRLWVATMPTYPHYRPGDALPDDKILIYEDTDGDGKADKETVFADKLHLPIGFEFAPEGVYVSQEPNLVLIRDTNGDDKADSTEIILGGFDTHDTHHAISAYTADPSGAFILCEGVFLHSNVETPYGPVRCVDGGFFRYSPQRGHLERTAQLSIPNPWGAVFDAWGQDFFLHTSGTSMNWMLPVSVKPTFGSKTPSTPDLVPEGQKVRPTSGLEVVSSRHFPDEVQGDLILCNAIGFLGIKQHQIVDDSTGWKTTFRQDLLKSTDGNFRPVDLEFAPDGSLYVIDWHNVLVGHMQHNARDPLRDHVHGRIYRITYPSRPLVKPVPVEGASVTALLNNLKEPELRTRYRTRRELRNHPTSEVLPAVKAWVAALDKNDAQYEHHVLEALWTTWGMNEADESLLRQLLNAKDFHARAAAVRVLRYNHHRIADHAALLEKAAADEHGRVRLEAIVAASWLPDIAAAKKIVAIGAAKPLDVWSQNAAKTATDRLAGVAEKEVADHPELAAPAHLNAEGKAQFLAGQKVYFREGHCVTCHQPSGKGLDPAFPSLEKSPWVTGDSDRLIKLAMYGLMGPLEINGKKYDGQVPMTPFAGMLKDDEMAAVLTFVRNSFGNKADPIQPTQVKAIRDANVGRVQFYTTEELLKQHPMK
- a CDS encoding putative DNA modification/repair radical SAM protein; its protein translation is MELDRKLEILADAAKYDASCASSGAAKKDSRGSSGVGSTGGAGICHSYTPDGRCVSLLKVLLTNVCLYDCHYCINRRSSNVNRARFTPEEVVKLTLDFYKRNYIEGLFLSSGIVRSADYTMEMVIEVARQLREVHHFRGYIHLKTIPEASPELIEKAGRYADRISINIELPTQSSLDTLAPEKNLKRTQHAMGGIRQRIDESLAAKKEARQIKATPRAKPPAFATGQSTQMLVGADASDDAIVLGRADELYRDYRLRRVYYSGFSPIPEPSVLLPIKPPPLVREHRLYQADWLLRFYGFNVKELLPVENPHLDLEIDPKLAWALRNRHLFPVDINRAPQELLWRIPGLGVTNVARILAARRYARLSLVDLQRMRVGLKKVLPFIIAADHAPKIALLESDQLRSHFLPAPKQLELNFAHPATTLADALMARSGEL
- a CDS encoding TIGR03643 family protein, whose amino-acid sequence is MSSPDSSLIIRLAWEDRTTFEEIEERTGLTEPQVIAIMRRELKPSSFRLWRKRVSGRVTKHRKLFENRQSVEKTDFEA